From a single Sphingobium lignivorans genomic region:
- a CDS encoding sensor domain-containing diguanylate cyclase, translating to MKRSRVVLPFMGRWLALLLGIVATLWSVAARAETRLQVDSLCHAVTDRQQPDEILASLRFACDGTPAGYQQGSLWLRVNLDRLPVGPRDVVLMVHQSRFDRLAVAFSYSDGTVAWRQVRGGDFHGHWRPGGQIEFEAPGRAARLTAVTMRYDGLAAHGLLNMRLLSPDESGMQSAGLAVAIGAALTLLLISGLYNLSLAHALRRQYLAWQGGWAMCMLAWGAVWSQIHLLVLPGMAGTLSAQTATFLSCLAIALATISAVTALGRDTLPAWLRLGTLGLGISIGIIGVPASLMRGVGLQQLGTILGVATLADLLAVAICLGVAWRRGCAEARDFALAWSLPMITLALIHLVDVENAFWGGGSKVPVLFAAAWQTIWLSVATTRSLASLRLERDRARMAAAQAGELARRDPLTGLRNRRGFVETAGPMLDHAGTTRTPIALLLIDIDRFKAINDVYGHEAGDMVLTAIARRIERWEGAMCTAARLGGEEFALLIAGLEGFALARFAESVRQEIAACDHRDAIGDRCVTASIGVAATSTPSDFRQLYRLADEALYEAKRSGRDRVASRRFPDDQLSLPDVAGPTQSPPRQSKGC from the coding sequence ATGAAGCGTTCGCGTGTCGTTCTTCCATTCATGGGTCGCTGGCTTGCCCTGCTGCTGGGGATTGTCGCGACGCTCTGGAGCGTGGCTGCGCGTGCCGAAACGCGTCTTCAGGTCGATTCGCTTTGCCATGCGGTGACGGACCGGCAGCAGCCGGACGAAATCCTCGCCTCGCTCCGCTTCGCCTGCGACGGGACACCCGCCGGCTATCAGCAAGGCAGCCTATGGCTACGCGTCAATCTCGACCGGTTGCCCGTCGGACCGCGGGACGTGGTGCTGATGGTGCATCAGTCCCGTTTCGACAGGCTGGCGGTCGCTTTCTCCTATTCGGACGGCACAGTCGCCTGGCGCCAGGTGCGCGGGGGTGATTTTCACGGACACTGGCGTCCCGGCGGCCAGATCGAGTTCGAAGCGCCCGGCCGCGCGGCCCGACTGACCGCCGTCACCATGCGTTACGACGGGCTCGCCGCTCATGGCTTGCTGAACATGCGACTGCTCAGTCCCGACGAAAGCGGCATGCAATCGGCCGGACTGGCCGTTGCCATCGGCGCGGCGCTCACGCTGCTGCTCATCAGCGGCCTTTACAATCTCTCGCTCGCCCATGCCTTGCGCCGCCAGTATCTTGCCTGGCAAGGCGGCTGGGCGATGTGCATGCTCGCATGGGGGGCGGTCTGGTCGCAGATCCATCTGCTGGTATTGCCTGGCATGGCGGGCACGCTTTCCGCCCAGACCGCAACGTTTCTCTCCTGTCTTGCCATCGCGCTGGCGACGATCTCCGCAGTGACTGCGCTCGGCCGCGACACGCTCCCGGCCTGGCTGCGCCTCGGTACGCTGGGGCTCGGCATCAGCATCGGGATCATCGGCGTTCCTGCCTCCCTGATGCGTGGCGTCGGGCTTCAGCAACTGGGCACGATCCTGGGCGTAGCTACTCTTGCCGATCTGCTCGCCGTGGCCATATGCCTCGGCGTCGCCTGGCGGCGAGGCTGCGCGGAAGCGCGGGACTTCGCCCTCGCCTGGTCGCTGCCGATGATCACGCTGGCGCTCATTCATCTGGTGGACGTCGAGAATGCTTTCTGGGGCGGCGGATCGAAGGTTCCCGTGCTGTTCGCCGCGGCCTGGCAGACGATCTGGCTCTCCGTCGCGACGACGCGCAGCCTCGCTTCGCTCCGCCTGGAGCGGGACCGTGCCCGCATGGCGGCGGCACAGGCCGGCGAGCTTGCCCGGCGCGACCCGCTCACCGGCCTGCGCAACCGGCGCGGCTTCGTGGAGACTGCCGGCCCGATGCTCGACCATGCCGGCACCACGCGCACGCCAATCGCATTGCTGCTCATCGACATCGACCGGTTCAAGGCGATCAACGACGTTTACGGCCACGAAGCCGGCGACATGGTCCTCACGGCCATCGCCCGTCGGATCGAGCGCTGGGAAGGGGCGATGTGCACGGCGGCGCGACTGGGCGGCGAGGAATTCGCGCTGCTGATCGCGGGGCTGGAAGGTTTCGCGCTCGCCCGCTTCGCCGAGAGCGTGCGGCAGGAAATCGCGGCGTGCGACCATCGCGACGCGATCGGAGACCGCTGTGTCACCGCCAGCATCGGTGTCGCGGCGACCAGCACGCCGAGTGATTTCCGCCAGCTTTACCGGCTCGCGGACGAAGCGCTGTACGAAGCCAAGCGATCAGGCCGTGACCGCGTGGCGAGCCGCCGCTTCCCCGACGACCAGCTTTCCCTGCCGGATGTCGCTGGCCCCACGCAGTCGCCGCCACGCCAGTCGAAGGGGTGCTGA
- a CDS encoding YbdD/YjiX family protein, translating into MTGLIARLRETALLMVGQPSYDQYLRHMASHHPERTPMTRIAFFRDREQARYGGRDGGRCC; encoded by the coding sequence ATGACCGGCCTCATCGCCCGCCTGCGCGAGACAGCGCTGCTCATGGTCGGCCAGCCGAGCTACGACCAGTATCTGCGCCACATGGCCAGCCACCATCCCGAGCGGACGCCCATGACTCGCATCGCCTTCTTCCGCGATCGGGAACAGGCCCGTTATGGCGGACGCGATGGCGGGCGCTGTTGCTGA
- a CDS encoding carbon starvation CstA family protein — MLKHIPWIIVAAVGALALIVLAVSRGEPINALWILAAALCTFAVAYRYYALFIARHVMRLDPARPTPAIYRADGLDYVATDRRVLFGHHFAAIAGAGPLVGPVLAAQMGYLPGTLWIIAGVVVAGAVQDFMVLFISMRRDGRSLGELVRMEMGPVAGTIALVGAFAIMVIILAVLALIVVRALAESPWGMFTVAATVPLALFMGIYTRWIRPGRIGEVSALGFVGLILAIIFGQSVAASPVWGPLFTFTPVQLCWILIGYGAVASVLPVWLLLAPRDYLSTFLKIGAIAALAVGIVIMAPPLKMPALTQFVDGGGPVWSGALFPFLFITIACGAVSGFHALIASGTTPKLIASEADAPVIGYGSMLMEAVVAIMALIGASILDPGLYFAMNSPAAITGGDPVSAAAAVSAMGFPIAPELLEQTARDVGEATIVSRTGGAPTLAVAMAEIFSHAVGGSAMKAFWYHFAILFEALFILTAVDAGTRAGRFMLQDLIGLVVPSFRAGNSHLPGLVATGLCVSAWGFFLYQGVTDPLGGVNTLWPVFGISNQMLAAVALMLATAVLFRMKRDRFAWVTALPTAWLLVCTVSAGALKLFSADPAVGFLAHARRFSDAAGRGELLAPAKSMAEMQRIIFNDRIDAALCALFLAVVLSLLFFTVRTCIAARRSDVATAREVVPAMAAAE, encoded by the coding sequence ATGCTCAAGCACATTCCCTGGATCATCGTCGCCGCGGTCGGCGCGCTGGCGCTCATCGTTCTGGCGGTCTCGCGTGGCGAACCGATCAATGCGCTCTGGATCCTCGCGGCGGCGCTCTGCACTTTCGCGGTCGCCTATCGTTATTATGCGCTGTTCATCGCCCGTCATGTGATGCGGCTCGATCCCGCACGGCCGACGCCCGCGATCTACAGGGCGGACGGGCTGGATTATGTCGCGACCGACCGGCGCGTCCTCTTCGGTCATCATTTTGCGGCCATCGCTGGCGCCGGCCCGCTGGTCGGCCCCGTGCTCGCCGCGCAGATGGGCTATCTGCCCGGCACGCTGTGGATCATCGCCGGCGTGGTGGTCGCAGGGGCGGTGCAGGATTTCATGGTACTGTTCATCTCCATGCGGCGGGACGGGCGCTCGCTGGGCGAACTGGTGCGCATGGAGATGGGACCGGTCGCAGGGACCATCGCGCTGGTCGGCGCCTTCGCCATCATGGTCATCATCCTCGCGGTGCTGGCTCTCATCGTGGTGCGCGCACTCGCGGAGAGCCCGTGGGGCATGTTCACTGTCGCAGCGACCGTACCGCTCGCGCTGTTCATGGGCATCTATACGCGCTGGATCAGGCCCGGCCGGATCGGCGAGGTGTCCGCGCTTGGGTTCGTCGGGCTCATTCTCGCGATCATCTTCGGCCAGTCAGTCGCGGCATCGCCGGTGTGGGGCCCGCTCTTCACCTTCACGCCGGTCCAGCTCTGCTGGATCCTCATCGGCTATGGCGCGGTCGCTTCCGTGCTGCCGGTCTGGCTGCTGCTCGCGCCGCGTGACTATCTCTCCACCTTCCTCAAGATCGGCGCCATTGCCGCGCTGGCGGTCGGCATCGTCATCATGGCCCCGCCGCTCAAGATGCCGGCGCTCACGCAGTTCGTCGATGGCGGCGGCCCGGTCTGGTCGGGCGCGCTGTTTCCCTTCCTGTTCATCACCATCGCCTGCGGCGCGGTCTCCGGTTTCCACGCCCTGATCGCGAGCGGAACGACGCCCAAGCTGATCGCCAGCGAGGCCGATGCGCCGGTCATCGGCTATGGCAGCATGCTGATGGAAGCCGTGGTGGCGATCATGGCGCTCATCGGCGCCTCCATCCTCGATCCCGGCCTCTACTTCGCGATGAACAGCCCGGCCGCGATCACGGGCGGTGATCCCGTCAGCGCCGCGGCGGCGGTTTCCGCCATGGGCTTTCCGATCGCCCCCGAGCTTCTGGAACAGACCGCCCGCGACGTGGGCGAAGCAACCATTGTCTCGCGCACGGGCGGGGCACCCACGCTCGCGGTCGCCATGGCGGAAATCTTCAGCCATGCCGTCGGCGGCTCGGCGATGAAGGCCTTCTGGTATCATTTCGCCATCCTGTTCGAGGCGCTGTTCATCCTGACGGCCGTGGATGCCGGCACGCGCGCGGGACGCTTCATGCTCCAGGACCTGATCGGCCTCGTGGTGCCATCCTTTCGCGCCGGCAATTCTCATCTCCCCGGCCTCGTCGCGACGGGCCTGTGCGTCTCGGCCTGGGGATTCTTCCTTTATCAGGGCGTCACCGATCCGCTCGGCGGCGTGAACACGCTGTGGCCGGTGTTCGGCATTTCCAACCAGATGCTGGCCGCCGTGGCGCTCATGCTGGCGACGGCCGTGCTGTTCCGCATGAAGCGGGATCGCTTCGCCTGGGTCACGGCATTGCCGACCGCCTGGCTTCTCGTCTGCACGGTGAGCGCCGGCGCGCTCAAGCTGTTCTCCGCCGACCCCGCCGTGGGCTTCCTCGCCCACGCCCGGCGCTTCTCGGATGCGGCGGGACGTGGCGAACTGCTGGCGCCAGCCAAATCGATGGCGGAAATGCAGCGAATCATCTTCAATGACCGGATCGATGCCGCCCTGTGTGCGCTGTTCCTCGCCGTAGTGCTGTCGCTGCTCTTCTTCACGGTGCGCACCTGCATCGCCGCTCGCCGCAGCGACGTGGCGACGGCGCGCGAAGTCGTGCCGGCGATGGCGGCGGCGGAATGA
- a CDS encoding TlpA family protein disulfide reductase codes for MSNILHIGPVMVPLDRLVALALMLLFLTACEWRLRRDGRRSAFWPGLLALAAGLIAARGAYVWQHRVSFALDPIAALHVWLGGWSWSAGVVAAGAVLVLSLRRARPAAQGLALLAALTLLWAGFERLAPRDPPLMLPASLAFERLDGDSLTLGDVRGGPVVLNLWATWCPPCRRELPMLVQAAAEPGMPPVLLVDQGEEAGHVRHFLETERLSTAPVLLDPDSRLGEITGGKALPTTLFVDGDGVVRHSHVGQISRVQLDIALRTLRAGSDGAP; via the coding sequence ATGAGCAATATCCTCCATATCGGCCCGGTGATGGTCCCGCTCGACCGGCTCGTGGCGCTCGCGCTGATGCTGCTGTTCCTCACCGCATGCGAATGGCGCCTGCGCCGGGACGGGCGGCGCTCGGCCTTCTGGCCGGGACTGCTCGCCCTGGCCGCCGGGCTGATCGCCGCTCGAGGTGCCTATGTCTGGCAACATAGGGTCAGCTTCGCGCTCGATCCGATCGCCGCGCTGCATGTCTGGCTCGGCGGCTGGTCCTGGTCGGCCGGCGTCGTCGCGGCGGGGGCTGTCCTTGTCCTCTCCCTGCGCCGCGCTCGCCCTGCGGCGCAGGGCCTTGCCCTCCTCGCGGCGCTGACTCTCCTCTGGGCGGGCTTCGAGCGGCTGGCGCCCCGCGATCCGCCGCTGATGTTGCCGGCGTCGCTCGCCTTCGAACGTCTCGACGGCGACTCTCTCACGCTCGGCGATGTCAGAGGCGGACCGGTAGTCCTCAATCTCTGGGCGACATGGTGTCCGCCCTGCCGGCGGGAACTGCCGATGCTCGTGCAAGCCGCGGCGGAACCGGGCATGCCGCCCGTCCTGCTCGTCGATCAGGGCGAAGAGGCCGGGCATGTGCGGCATTTCCTGGAAACCGAGCGCCTCAGCACGGCGCCGGTGCTGCTCGACCCCGACAGCCGACTCGGTGAGATTACGGGTGGAAAGGCCTTGCCCACCACCCTGTTCGTGGACGGCGACGGCGTCGTCCGGCACAGCCATGTCGGCCAGATCTCGCGTGTCCAGCTCGACATTGCGCTGCGGACGCTCCGCGCGGGAAGCGACGGCGCACCTTGA
- a CDS encoding SCO family protein: MTRTDTRSPLSRLRLWLWLAIGLVALAGGVLLAMRLTGTPGAGPGSVGTQAPPDIGSRFSLVDRNGKPVTPETLKGTPYAIFFGFTRCPDVCPTTLSRMAHLRKAMGADGEKFRIVFVSVDSGHDKPADVGAYVDLFGTPILGLTGSEAQIAQAAKSFRVFFQKVPVDGGDYTIDHSAFVILMDREGRFRSLLSDRDSEASALAELRGLIA; the protein is encoded by the coding sequence ATGACTCGCACTGACACGCGCTCGCCCTTGTCCCGACTGCGCCTCTGGCTCTGGCTGGCGATCGGCCTCGTCGCGCTTGCGGGCGGCGTCCTGCTTGCGATGCGGCTGACCGGGACGCCCGGCGCAGGCCCGGGCTCGGTCGGCACGCAGGCCCCACCGGACATCGGCAGCCGTTTCTCGCTGGTCGACCGGAACGGCAAGCCCGTGACGCCCGAGACGCTGAAGGGCACGCCCTATGCCATCTTCTTCGGCTTCACCCGCTGCCCGGACGTGTGCCCCACGACGCTTTCCCGCATGGCGCATTTGCGCAAGGCGATGGGCGCGGACGGCGAGAAGTTCCGCATTGTCTTCGTGTCGGTCGACAGCGGCCATGACAAGCCGGCCGACGTGGGCGCCTATGTCGATCTGTTCGGCACGCCCATCCTCGGCCTCACCGGCAGCGAAGCGCAGATCGCGCAGGCGGCGAAGTCCTTTCGGGTCTTCTTCCAGAAAGTGCCCGTCGACGGCGGCGACTACACGATCGATCACAGCGCCTTCGTCATCCTGATGGATCGGGAAGGGCGCTTCCGCTCACTGCTGAGCGACCGGGACAGCGAGGCATCTGCTCTTGCGGAGCTGCGCGGGCTGATCGCCTGA
- a CDS encoding copper chaperone PCu(A)C — protein sequence MIRHTLIPAAFALAATLAPTATSAQTATAGALEITAPWARETAQGQTAGGGFLTIGNKGKAPDRLLGGSTPVAAEVQIHTMSMDAGVMRMRPLRDGLAIPPGGSVALKPGSFHIMFMGLKRPLKRGETFPVTLRFARAGDVAVRFRVEAVTHGTAGKDAHGGNSHDSH from the coding sequence ATGATCCGTCATACCCTCATTCCTGCCGCTTTTGCGCTTGCCGCCACGCTCGCCCCAACCGCTACGTCCGCCCAGACGGCAACCGCCGGAGCCCTGGAGATCACTGCCCCCTGGGCGCGTGAAACCGCGCAGGGCCAGACCGCCGGTGGCGGTTTCCTCACCATCGGCAACAAGGGCAAAGCCCCGGACAGACTCCTCGGAGGCAGCACGCCCGTCGCGGCCGAAGTACAGATCCACACCATGAGCATGGACGCCGGCGTGATGCGCATGCGCCCGTTGCGGGACGGGCTTGCCATCCCGCCGGGCGGATCGGTGGCGCTGAAGCCCGGCAGCTTCCACATCATGTTCATGGGCCTCAAGCGTCCGCTCAAGCGCGGCGAGACATTTCCCGTGACCTTGCGGTTCGCTCGCGCGGGCGACGTGGCGGTTCGCTTCCGGGTCGAGGCGGTGACCCACGGCACTGCCGGCAAGGACGCGCACGGAGGCAACAGCCATGACTCGCACTGA
- a CDS encoding DUF2200 domain-containing protein, translated as MTRHRIYSMSFASVYPLYVTKAGRKGRNAGEVDEIVRWLTGYAQQEIAGHLEKQTSFEDFFAQAPALNPARHLIKGTICGVRVEEIEEPLMREILYLDKLVDELAKGKVMEKILRT; from the coding sequence ATGACCCGGCATCGTATCTATTCCATGAGCTTTGCCAGCGTCTATCCGCTCTACGTTACCAAGGCGGGAAGGAAGGGGCGCAACGCCGGCGAAGTCGACGAGATCGTCCGCTGGCTGACGGGCTATGCGCAGCAGGAGATCGCGGGCCATCTGGAGAAGCAGACGAGCTTTGAGGATTTTTTCGCCCAGGCCCCCGCTCTCAATCCGGCCAGACATCTGATCAAGGGAACGATCTGCGGCGTCCGCGTGGAAGAGATCGAGGAGCCGCTGATGCGGGAAATCCTCTATCTGGACAAGCTGGTCGACGAGCTTGCGAAGGGCAAGGTCATGGAGAAGATCCTCCGGACATGA
- a CDS encoding aconitate hydratase yields the protein MNAAPAGGTGIATPWQRLETAERGRLAALPRSLLILLENILAHEADPAPWLASFDVWLIHGALDGAEIPFRPSRILLQDTAGVAALADLAALRDHHVAHGGAPGGVDAAIPIDLVIDHSVRVDHSGTPDALARNLALEYARNAERYSFFKWAQRSFPRLRVVPPGHGICHQINLEQLSEVASPLPHRPAWTAAQTVIGTDSHTTMVNALGILGWGVGGIEAEMAALGHPLPVPLPRVYLVRLTGRPRPGVMATDIALHVTARLRAAGVVDQIVEFAGDALDHLALADRAAISNMCPEYGATAALFPVDDRTLDYLAANGRPPEAIARYRTYALATGLWRDAGPERRYSRTIDIALDDLAPVMAGPSRPQQLRALPDVPASLRESFPDMGPPPAPGTCGDGAIAIAAITSCTNTANPHLMIAAGLLARKARARGLAVPPWVKTSLAPGSRRIAHMLRLCGLQDDLDALGFHLVGFGCTTCVGNSGDLKAEIASGRQGAPSLLTALLSGNRNFENRIHPDVRANYLASPPLVVAGALAGSLRIDLSAAPLGTDRDGVPVMLADIWPEAEEIAATVAAAERALRTETPEPPEDRAWDALPAPQAPCFPWDADSTFIQPPPFFGADQAGARGDIIDARALLWLGDNVTTDHISPISRIRPDSPAGLHLRARGVSTERLGGYGDRRANHHVMIRGTFDNQRLDNRLAGATGNLALGPDGQRTSVFDAATAFATRGIPLVVIAGENYGTGSARDWAAKGTALLGIRAILARSFERIHRNNLIAMGVLPVLLPADASLPAPDPALRIDILGTDCLTPARPVVTLRFMTAEGSLISQHEAQVDARAPSQIALLTAGGLFARLRAQYGTAVTLGGWERGGVRA from the coding sequence ATGAACGCGGCGCCCGCCGGGGGAACCGGCATCGCGACGCCCTGGCAGCGGCTTGAGACGGCGGAGCGCGGTCGCCTCGCTGCCCTGCCGCGATCGCTGCTCATCCTTCTGGAGAATATCCTCGCGCATGAAGCCGATCCTGCGCCGTGGCTGGCTTCTTTCGACGTCTGGCTGATCCACGGCGCGCTGGATGGCGCGGAGATTCCCTTCCGGCCGTCGCGCATCCTGCTGCAGGATACGGCAGGCGTCGCCGCGCTGGCCGATCTCGCCGCACTGCGCGATCATCATGTCGCGCATGGCGGGGCACCCGGCGGCGTGGATGCCGCCATCCCCATCGATCTGGTGATCGACCACAGCGTCCGCGTCGATCACAGCGGAACGCCGGATGCCCTCGCCCGCAACCTCGCGCTCGAATATGCACGCAACGCAGAGCGCTACAGCTTCTTCAAATGGGCGCAGCGCAGTTTCCCGCGTCTGCGCGTCGTGCCGCCGGGGCATGGCATCTGCCACCAGATCAACCTGGAGCAGCTCAGCGAGGTAGCGAGCCCGCTCCCGCACCGACCGGCGTGGACCGCCGCGCAGACGGTGATCGGTACGGACAGTCACACGACCATGGTCAACGCGCTCGGCATTCTCGGCTGGGGCGTGGGCGGCATCGAGGCGGAAATGGCGGCGCTAGGCCATCCCCTGCCCGTCCCGCTACCGCGCGTCTACCTCGTTCGCCTGACCGGGCGCCCTCGTCCCGGCGTCATGGCGACGGACATCGCGCTGCATGTGACGGCGCGACTGCGCGCGGCTGGCGTCGTCGACCAGATCGTCGAGTTCGCGGGCGATGCGCTCGATCATCTGGCGCTGGCGGATCGCGCCGCCATATCTAACATGTGCCCGGAATATGGTGCGACCGCTGCCCTGTTCCCGGTCGACGACCGGACGCTCGACTATCTGGCCGCCAATGGGAGGCCGCCCGAGGCCATTGCGCGGTACCGCACCTATGCGCTGGCGACGGGGCTATGGCGCGATGCTGGACCAGAGCGGCGCTACAGCCGCACGATCGACATCGCGCTTGACGATCTGGCGCCTGTCATGGCCGGTCCGAGCCGCCCGCAGCAGTTGCGCGCTCTGCCGGACGTTCCCGCCAGCCTGAGGGAAAGCTTTCCGGATATGGGGCCGCCGCCCGCGCCCGGCACATGCGGGGACGGCGCCATCGCGATCGCGGCCATCACGAGTTGCACCAACACCGCCAACCCGCATCTCATGATCGCGGCCGGGCTGCTCGCCCGCAAGGCCCGCGCGCGCGGCCTTGCCGTGCCACCCTGGGTGAAGACCTCGTTGGCACCGGGCTCGCGCCGCATCGCGCACATGCTGCGCCTATGTGGTCTGCAGGACGATCTGGATGCGCTGGGCTTCCATCTGGTGGGCTTTGGCTGCACCACCTGTGTCGGCAATTCAGGCGACCTGAAGGCGGAGATTGCGTCGGGGCGGCAGGGCGCGCCCTCTCTGCTCACAGCCCTGCTTTCGGGCAACCGCAACTTCGAGAACCGGATTCATCCGGATGTGCGCGCCAACTACCTGGCCTCGCCGCCGCTGGTGGTCGCGGGCGCTCTGGCCGGGTCGCTCCGTATCGATCTCTCCGCAGCGCCTCTCGGCACCGATCGGGACGGCGTGCCGGTCATGCTGGCGGACATCTGGCCGGAAGCGGAAGAGATTGCCGCCACGGTGGCGGCCGCCGAGCGCGCCTTGCGCACCGAGACGCCCGAGCCACCCGAGGACAGGGCATGGGATGCGCTTCCCGCCCCGCAGGCGCCTTGCTTCCCCTGGGACGCGGACTCCACTTTCATCCAGCCACCGCCCTTCTTCGGCGCCGATCAGGCCGGCGCGCGCGGTGACATCATCGATGCGCGAGCGCTGCTCTGGCTGGGCGACAATGTGACCACCGATCACATCTCGCCGATTTCCCGCATACGCCCTGACTCGCCTGCCGGGCTGCATCTGCGCGCGCGCGGCGTGTCGACGGAGCGGCTTGGTGGCTATGGTGACCGGCGCGCCAATCACCATGTCATGATTCGCGGCACATTCGACAATCAACGGCTGGACAACCGGCTTGCCGGGGCCACCGGCAATCTTGCCCTTGGCCCGGATGGGCAGCGCACATCCGTCTTCGATGCCGCCACCGCCTTCGCAACGCGGGGCATCCCGCTCGTGGTCATCGCGGGCGAGAATTACGGCACCGGCTCCGCGCGGGACTGGGCGGCAAAGGGCACGGCCCTGCTCGGCATCCGTGCCATCCTCGCGCGCAGCTTCGAGCGCATTCACCGCAACAATCTCATCGCCATGGGCGTGCTGCCCGTCCTGCTGCCGGCCGACGCTTCGCTGCCGGCGCCCGACCCGGCCCTGCGCATCGACATTCTGGGTACGGACTGCCTCACGCCGGCGCGCCCGGTCGTCACCCTGCGTTTCATGACCGCGGAAGGAAGCCTGATCAGCCAGCATGAGGCGCAGGTGGATGCGCGCGCGCCCAGCCAGATCGCGCTGCTCACGGCAGGCGGACTCTTCGCTCGTCTCCGCGCGCAATATGGGACGGCCGTAACGCTGGGTGGCTGGGAGCGGGGGGGCGTGCGCGCCTGA
- a CDS encoding hydroxymethylglutaryl-CoA lyase has translation MTSLPTRVHIKEEGPREGFQIEKGPISTDQKIRLIDALADTGLDHIQVTSFVHPQKVPGMADAEAVVAGLTPRPGVLYTGLWLNQRGLERVIATGRLHLEGKLTLYASNAFLKRNQNRDPAQQLAAQPELIAMYQAHGIPVRTGFVTAAFGCNFDGDVPVDRVVGLVADMRAIARDHGEDLGLIGLGDTMAWATPERIRHVVGAVQDANPDVALSLHLHDTRGLGLANAYAGLQMGVAHFDAAVAGLGGCPFAAHAGAAGNICTEDFVFMCEEMGIETGVDLEKLIDCAILAEDIVGHPLPGKVKTGGSLAALRARRPGA, from the coding sequence ATGACCAGCCTGCCCACGCGTGTCCACATCAAGGAGGAAGGCCCCCGCGAGGGCTTCCAGATCGAGAAAGGGCCGATCAGCACGGATCAGAAGATCCGTCTCATCGATGCGCTGGCGGATACCGGGCTCGACCATATCCAGGTCACCTCCTTCGTGCATCCCCAAAAAGTGCCGGGCATGGCCGATGCGGAAGCAGTCGTGGCCGGGCTGACACCGCGTCCCGGCGTCCTGTATACCGGCCTGTGGCTCAACCAGCGCGGCCTCGAGCGCGTGATCGCGACCGGAAGACTTCATCTGGAAGGCAAGCTGACACTCTATGCCTCCAATGCCTTCCTCAAGCGCAATCAGAACCGCGATCCGGCCCAGCAACTCGCCGCGCAGCCCGAGCTCATCGCCATGTATCAGGCGCATGGCATCCCGGTGCGCACCGGCTTCGTCACCGCTGCGTTCGGCTGCAATTTCGATGGAGACGTGCCGGTCGATCGGGTGGTGGGGCTCGTCGCGGACATGCGCGCCATCGCGCGCGACCATGGCGAGGACCTTGGCCTCATTGGCCTTGGCGACACCATGGCCTGGGCCACGCCCGAGCGCATTCGCCATGTGGTCGGCGCGGTGCAGGATGCCAATCCCGATGTGGCGCTTTCGCTTCACCTGCATGACACGCGTGGGCTCGGGCTCGCCAACGCCTATGCGGGACTCCAGATGGGAGTCGCGCATTTCGATGCCGCGGTCGCAGGGCTGGGCGGCTGCCCCTTCGCCGCCCATGCCGGCGCGGCCGGCAATATCTGCACCGAGGACTTCGTGTTCATGTGCGAGGAAATGGGCATTGAAACCGGCGTCGATCTGGAAAAACTGATCGACTGCGCCATCCTGGCCGAGGACATCGTCGGGCATCCGCTGCCCGGAAAGGTCAAGACCGGCGGGAGCCTGGCGGCGCTCAGGGCCCGGCGTCCTGGGGCATGA
- a CDS encoding IclR family transcriptional regulator produces the protein MNSKAGVAAVDRAFDILHAFSREKPVLTLAEISRSTGLYKSTILRLMGSLEKYGFVWQRADGNYQLGPGLLSLASIFQDSFSLREFVEPVLEELVTATNEGATFFIDDGNEQLCLFRVDGRHAIRDYNIRVGDRRPMNNGAAATIFRRFTQEPGLALTPETFMAESFGSVEPEMAALATPVFGVNNALMGVLTLSGPITRFNPEHAEGIKPALVEASIRLSISLGASPARFAALRGG, from the coding sequence ATGAACTCGAAGGCAGGCGTCGCGGCCGTGGACCGTGCATTCGACATTCTGCATGCCTTCAGCCGCGAGAAGCCGGTGCTCACGCTTGCCGAAATCTCCCGCAGCACTGGGCTCTACAAGAGCACGATCCTCCGGCTGATGGGGTCTCTGGAGAAATATGGCTTCGTCTGGCAGCGGGCGGATGGCAATTACCAGCTTGGGCCCGGCTTGCTCAGCCTTGCGAGCATCTTCCAGGACAGCTTCAGCCTGCGCGAATTCGTGGAGCCCGTGCTGGAGGAACTGGTGACGGCGACCAACGAGGGCGCGACTTTCTTCATTGATGACGGCAACGAGCAACTCTGCCTGTTCCGCGTCGACGGCCGCCACGCCATCCGGGATTACAACATCCGCGTGGGCGACCGGCGCCCCATGAACAATGGCGCGGCGGCGACGATCTTCCGCCGGTTCACGCAGGAGCCGGGCCTTGCGCTGACGCCCGAGACGTTCATGGCCGAATCCTTCGGTAGCGTCGAACCGGAGATGGCGGCGCTGGCGACTCCTGTGTTCGGGGTCAATAACGCGCTGATGGGCGTCCTCACCCTGTCCGGCCCGATCACGCGCTTCAATCCCGAGCATGCCGAGGGGATCAAGCCCGCGCTCGTGGAAGCGAGCATTCGGCTTTCGATCAGCCTGGGGGCATCGCCCGCGCGGTTCGCGGCGCTGCGCGGCGGCTGA